A single region of the Sulfitobacter geojensis genome encodes:
- a CDS encoding DUF1801 domain-containing protein produces the protein MHAIPAQISPAFDKFAPDHRERLLRLRQMIFDAALADPRIGDIEEALRWGEPAYLTSQSKSGSTIRLGVEKTSGQPALFFNCNTTLVEEFRAQFGTALAYAKNRAVLVSTTDGDAGQALRICIAAALTYHLRKKA, from the coding sequence ATGCACGCCATCCCTGCGCAGATATCGCCCGCCTTTGACAAATTCGCGCCTGATCATCGGGAGAGATTGCTCAGATTGCGGCAGATGATTTTTGACGCAGCGCTAGCCGACCCGCGCATCGGCGATATTGAAGAGGCGCTGCGCTGGGGCGAACCCGCTTATCTGACCAGCCAAAGCAAATCCGGCAGCACCATACGGCTTGGCGTTGAAAAAACGTCCGGCCAGCCCGCATTGTTTTTCAATTGCAACACCACGCTGGTCGAAGAATTCCGCGCCCAGTTTGGCACTGCTTTGGCCTACGCCAAAAACCGCGCAGTTCTTGTTTCAACGACAGATGGCGACGCGGGTCAAGCGCTTCGAATCTGCATTGCCGCCGCGCTCACCTATCACCTGCGCAAAAAAGCTTAG
- a CDS encoding arsenate reductase family protein, which translates to MMIYGLSTCSVCQKARKALEAVRKDVAFRDVRADPLSEDELAVMIAEFGDRLVDRTSNDYRALSAWLKASEAEAQIAAQPKVMARPVLQDGEDWYLGWDDAVQKALLPA; encoded by the coding sequence ATGATGATTTACGGACTGAGCACCTGTTCGGTATGCCAAAAAGCCCGCAAGGCGCTGGAGGCGGTGCGCAAAGATGTCGCCTTTCGCGATGTGCGCGCCGACCCGCTGAGCGAGGACGAATTGGCGGTCATGATCGCCGAATTTGGCGACCGGTTGGTGGACCGGACCTCAAACGATTACCGCGCGCTCAGCGCGTGGTTAAAAGCCTCCGAAGCCGAGGCACAGATCGCCGCACAGCCCAAGGTCATGGCCCGCCCCGTTCTACAGGATGGTGAGGACTGGTATTTGGGTTGGGATGATGCCGTGCAAAAGGCGCTTCTGCCCGCGTGA
- a CDS encoding inorganic phosphate transporter, with amino-acid sequence MTQQGDARHLETLDRDLERYSNLDRLSSYTSRPLVGPGISLVFVLLAGISAMLFFGQESNTVIVVIAACLGAYMALNIGANDVANNVGPAVGAGALSMGGAIAIAVVFEGAGALIAGGDVVSTIAKGIIAPESMGTASVFIWAMMAALLSAALWVNLATWVGAPVSTTHSVVGGVMGAGIAAAGFAAVNWPTMGKIAASWVISPVLGGVIAAFFLWVIKSRIIYREDKIAAARTWVPLLVGIMAGAFGSYLALKGLKKIIKIDMSSALIIGLAVGVLVWLVMIPVIRKQAEGLENRNKSLKVLFGIPLVVSAALLCFAHGANDVANAVGPLAAIVQASQSGDFTQAVSIPFWVMVIGALGISFGLFLFGPKLIRMVGGQITKLNPMRAYCVALSAAITVILASWLGLPVSSTHIAVGGVFGVGFFREWDAERRMRKARLRLPDTTVHAPEERRRRKLVRRSHVMTILAAWVITVPAAAVLSAVIFLGINQVMS; translated from the coding sequence ATGACGCAACAAGGTGACGCACGGCATCTAGAGACACTGGACCGCGATCTGGAACGTTACTCCAATCTTGACCGGCTCAGCAGCTACACTTCGCGTCCACTGGTGGGACCGGGCATTTCACTGGTCTTTGTGCTGTTGGCCGGTATCTCCGCGATGCTGTTCTTCGGTCAGGAAAGCAATACGGTCATTGTCGTGATTGCCGCCTGTTTGGGGGCCTATATGGCGCTGAACATCGGGGCGAATGATGTGGCCAACAATGTGGGGCCTGCGGTGGGTGCGGGTGCCTTGTCGATGGGCGGTGCTATTGCAATTGCTGTGGTTTTTGAAGGCGCGGGGGCGCTGATTGCGGGCGGGGATGTTGTTTCAACCATCGCCAAAGGCATCATTGCACCCGAAAGCATGGGCACAGCGTCGGTGTTTATCTGGGCCATGATGGCAGCCCTGTTGTCGGCCGCCCTGTGGGTGAACCTTGCCACATGGGTCGGGGCGCCGGTTTCAACGACGCATTCCGTCGTCGGGGGCGTCATGGGCGCGGGCATTGCCGCGGCCGGTTTTGCAGCGGTAAACTGGCCAACCATGGGTAAGATCGCAGCCAGCTGGGTGATCTCGCCCGTGCTGGGGGGCGTGATTGCGGCGTTTTTCCTGTGGGTTATCAAGTCGCGCATTATCTATCGCGAAGACAAAATCGCGGCCGCGCGTACGTGGGTGCCGCTGCTGGTCGGCATTATGGCAGGGGCGTTCGGGTCTTATCTGGCGCTGAAGGGGCTGAAGAAGATCATCAAGATTGACATGTCATCGGCCCTAATCATCGGGCTTGCCGTTGGTGTTCTGGTCTGGTTGGTGATGATCCCCGTCATCCGCAAACAGGCCGAGGGGCTTGAAAACCGGAACAAGTCGCTGAAAGTACTGTTTGGTATCCCGCTGGTCGTTTCGGCGGCTTTGTTGTGCTTTGCGCATGGTGCCAACGATGTCGCAAACGCGGTTGGTCCACTGGCCGCGATCGTCCAGGCGTCGCAATCCGGCGATTTCACACAAGCCGTCAGCATTCCGTTCTGGGTCATGGTGATCGGTGCCTTGGGCATATCGTTTGGTCTGTTTCTGTTCGGCCCCAAACTGATCCGCATGGTCGGGGGACAGATTACCAAACTGAACCCGATGCGCGCTTATTGCGTGGCGCTGTCGGCTGCGATCACAGTTATTCTCGCCAGTTGGCTGGGCCTGCCGGTCAGCTCGACCCATATTGCGGTTGGCGGTGTTTTCGGAGTTGGTTTTTTCCGCGAATGGGATGCAGAACGGCGCATGCGCAAGGCACGCCTTCGTTTGCCCGATACAACGGTTCACGCACCAGAAGAGCGCAGACGGCGCAAATTGGTTCGCCGCTCGCATGTCATGACAATCCTCGCGGCATGGGTCATTACCGTTCCGGCGGCGGCCGTCCTGTCGGCAGTGATCTTTTTAGGGATCAATCAAGTAATGAGTTAA
- a CDS encoding flavin-dependent oxidoreductase, with product MTTDTPVLIAGGGIGGLTLALTLHQIGVPCVVLESAAEMRPMGVGINIQPNAVRELFDLGITADALDSIGVPAREWALVGLNGKEVYAEPRGQLAGYNWPQYAADRGAFHMLLYQTVLDRLGPDAVRLGRRLQNYEICDGGVTVDVTREDGTIKQLRARLLIGADGIHSTVRAQMHPDQPPIHWGGALMWRGTVRMKPLRTGSSFVGLGTHQHRMVIYPISPPDADGTCIVNWIAEVTMDNAEGWQQSGWFRPVEVDRFIHHFDQFRYDWLDVPAMLRRADCAFENPMIDRDPIPTWVDGPVALMGDAAHAMYPTGSNGASQAIVDARVIGAQMLEHGVTATALSAYDTQLCGPISALVLRNRGAGPFGMLNLLDERCGGVFDDIETVMPATERQQFMANYKAAAGFAIESLNAAPPTVTAGSRVT from the coding sequence ATGACCACTGACACTCCTGTACTCATCGCCGGCGGCGGTATTGGTGGCCTGACACTGGCGTTGACATTGCACCAGATCGGCGTGCCCTGCGTGGTGCTGGAAAGCGCCGCGGAAATGCGCCCTATGGGCGTGGGCATCAACATCCAACCCAATGCCGTGCGCGAATTGTTCGATCTTGGCATCACGGCTGACGCGCTGGACAGCATCGGCGTGCCGGCGCGGGAATGGGCGTTGGTCGGGTTGAACGGCAAGGAAGTCTATGCCGAACCGCGCGGGCAATTGGCCGGATACAACTGGCCCCAATATGCCGCGGACCGCGGCGCCTTTCACATGTTACTGTATCAAACTGTGCTGGACCGGTTGGGGCCGGATGCCGTGCGCCTTGGTCGCCGCCTGCAAAACTACGAGATATGCGACGGGGGCGTAACGGTTGATGTCACCAGGGAGGACGGAACAATCAAACAGCTGCGGGCCCGCCTGTTGATTGGCGCGGATGGCATCCATTCAACCGTTCGTGCACAGATGCACCCCGACCAGCCCCCTATCCACTGGGGCGGTGCATTGATGTGGCGCGGCACGGTGCGCATGAAGCCGCTGCGCACCGGATCGTCCTTTGTGGGCTTGGGCACACATCAGCATCGCATGGTGATCTATCCAATTTCACCGCCGGATGCAGATGGCACCTGCATCGTGAACTGGATCGCCGAAGTCACGATGGACAATGCCGAAGGCTGGCAACAGTCCGGTTGGTTCCGACCTGTCGAAGTTGACAGGTTTATCCATCACTTTGATCAATTCCGTTATGACTGGTTGGACGTGCCTGCCATGCTGCGCCGTGCGGATTGCGCATTCGAGAACCCGATGATCGACCGCGATCCTATTCCAACGTGGGTTGACGGCCCCGTTGCCCTGATGGGCGATGCGGCCCATGCGATGTATCCCACGGGATCAAACGGTGCCAGTCAAGCGATTGTCGATGCACGGGTCATCGGCGCACAGATGTTGGAACACGGCGTGACCGCGACTGCTCTTTCTGCCTATGACACGCAGCTGTGCGGCCCGATTTCTGCATTGGTGTTGCGTAATCGCGGGGCAGGCCCGTTTGGCATGTTGAACCTGCTTGATGAACGCTGCGGTGGTGTGTTCGACGATATCGAAACCGTCATGCCCGCCACTGAACGGCAGCAGTTTATGGCGAATTACAAAGCCGCCGCCGGTTTCGCCATCGAAAGCCTGAACGCCGCCCCCCCTACCGTGACCGCAGGGTCGCGGGTCACCTAA
- a CDS encoding peptidoglycan-binding domain-containing protein gives MIRPFMYATCAISALLLGACAPPGQGAAGFRDIDWPRADHLMSASENREIEILLARLGYMRGGADGVITTSTRQAIRTYQRDIGAPVTGFVSTPLLQSLRSNAPQQAASTTTYAQPKKAKTAAKAAPKQRPAPAQKPSTPSTAEPSGDAGGGAGGSGGGAWN, from the coding sequence ATGATCAGACCATTTATGTACGCCACTTGTGCGATTTCTGCGCTTCTATTGGGGGCATGCGCCCCTCCCGGGCAGGGTGCCGCGGGATTTCGGGATATTGACTGGCCCCGTGCAGATCATCTGATGAGTGCAAGCGAGAACCGGGAAATCGAAATACTTCTGGCGCGCCTTGGATATATGCGTGGCGGGGCGGATGGCGTGATTACCACGTCGACCCGTCAGGCGATCAGAACTTATCAGCGCGATATCGGGGCGCCTGTAACCGGTTTTGTCAGCACGCCGCTGTTGCAAAGTCTGCGGTCGAACGCGCCGCAACAGGCGGCAAGCACAACCACCTACGCCCAGCCGAAAAAGGCAAAAACTGCGGCCAAGGCGGCCCCAAAGCAGCGTCCGGCACCAGCGCAAAAACCGTCGACACCGTCGACTGCGGAGCCGTCGGGTGACGCAGGTGGCGGGGCAGGCGGCTCCGGTGGTGGCGCATGGAACTGA